In the Hordeum vulgare subsp. vulgare chromosome 7H, MorexV3_pseudomolecules_assembly, whole genome shotgun sequence genome, one interval contains:
- the LOC123407357 gene encoding uncharacterized protein At3g28850-like — MRPPDGSSSSSGPHGKHELLQPEVVLYTASASASRRRGRASADLYALRALLQGYGLTMDERDVSTSKAHRSELKSLLAARGCAFSLPQLLVGGRPVGGPDDVRKLHQSGGLRPLLDGSPRPCRAFVCQACKRVGSEPCSECSEARNKMLDHGVMEQEEERVVLFYPTQGSLSGRGSLGLRGNSGSRFISCGPTRWAVLLKAGLYDDLVLRKEHSKTGVTSKYSRLGRLYVTLDPPMSI; from the exons ATGAGGCCGCCGGACGGCAGCTCTTCGTCGTCCGGGCCGCACGGCAAGCATGAGCTGCTGCAGCCGGAGGTGGTTCTCTACACGGCGTCTGCGTCGGCGTCTCGCCGCAGAGGGCGCGCCTCGGCCGACCTCTACGCCTTGCGCGCCCTGCTGCAGGGGTACGGCCTGACCATGGACGAACGCGACGTGTCCACGAGCAAGGCGCACCGCAGCGAGCTCAAGTCGTTGCTtgcggctcgggggtgcgccttcTCCCTCCCGCAGCTCCTCGTCGGTGGACGGCCCGTGGGCGGCCCTGACGATGTCAGGAAGCTGCACCAGTCCGGCGGGCTGCGGCCCCTCCTCGACGGTTCCCCAAGGCCGTGCCGCGCCTTCGTGTGCCAAGCCTGTAAGAGAGTCGGCTCCGAGCCCTGCTCAGAGTGCAGCGAGGCCCGCAACAAGATGCTGGATCATGGCGTtatggagcaggaggaggagagggtcgTCCTTTTTTATCCAACCCAAG GCAGCCTTAGCGGCCGAGGGAGTCTGGGATTAAGGGGTAACTCGGGCAGCCGGTTCATTTCTTGTGGGCCGACTCGGTGGGCCGTGTTATTAAAGGCTGGACTATATGACGACCTCGTACTCAGGAAGGAACATTCGAAGACAGGCGTGACGTCGAAGTACAGTAGactaggtcggttgtatgtaaccctagatccCCCGATGAGTATATAA